One segment of Natranaeroarchaeum aerophilus DNA contains the following:
- a CDS encoding aldo/keto reductase → MQHRRLGDTGFDVSEIGLGTWNIGSDWGEVSEAEGREAIRTALDAGIDFIDTADVYGDGRSERLIREVLDEREAHDEVTVATKAGRRLDPHVAEDYDREHLEAFVDRSRENLGEDTVDLLQLHCPPTDAYYRPEPWDALAALADAEKIDSFGVSVERVEEALKAIEYPGVETIQIIFNPFRQRPAELFFREAKRRNVGVIVRVPLASGLLTGKLDRETEFPEDDHRNYNRDGDAFDVGETFAGVPYETGLDAVEELRPLVPEELTMAQFTLRWILDHEAVSSVIPGSTSPEHVRQNAAVSEAGSLSHATHGAVRDIYEAAVHEHVHHRW, encoded by the coding sequence ATGCAACACCGACGACTCGGCGACACTGGCTTTGATGTCTCGGAAATCGGCCTCGGCACCTGGAACATCGGCTCGGACTGGGGCGAGGTATCGGAAGCGGAGGGCCGTGAGGCTATCCGGACCGCCCTCGACGCCGGGATCGACTTCATCGACACTGCAGACGTCTACGGCGACGGGCGCAGCGAGCGCCTGATCCGCGAGGTGCTCGACGAACGAGAGGCCCACGACGAGGTGACGGTGGCGACCAAGGCCGGGCGGCGACTCGACCCGCACGTCGCCGAGGACTACGACCGCGAGCATCTCGAAGCGTTCGTCGATCGCTCCCGCGAGAACCTCGGCGAGGATACAGTTGATCTCCTGCAACTGCACTGCCCGCCGACCGACGCGTACTACCGACCCGAGCCGTGGGACGCGCTGGCCGCCCTCGCCGACGCGGAGAAAATCGACAGTTTCGGCGTCAGCGTCGAGCGCGTCGAGGAGGCGCTCAAAGCGATCGAGTATCCCGGCGTCGAGACGATCCAGATCATCTTCAACCCGTTCCGTCAGCGCCCGGCCGAACTGTTCTTCCGCGAGGCAAAACGCCGAAACGTCGGCGTCATCGTCCGCGTCCCCCTCGCGTCGGGGCTGCTGACCGGCAAGCTCGACCGCGAGACGGAGTTCCCCGAGGACGACCACCGCAACTACAACCGCGACGGCGATGCCTTCGACGTCGGCGAGACGTTCGCCGGAGTTCCCTACGAGACCGGCCTCGACGCCGTCGAGGAGCTCCGCCCGCTCGTCCCCGAGGAGCTCACGATGGCCCAGTTCACGCTCCGCTGGATCCTCGACCACGAGGCAGTCTCGTCGGTTATTCCAGGCTCGACCTCGCCCGAGCATGTCCGCCAGAACGCCGCCGTCTCCGAGGCAGGCTCGCTTTCACACGCAACCCACGGTGCGGTCCGGGACATCTACGAGGCCGCCGTCCACGAGCACGTTCACCACCGCTGGTAG